The proteins below come from a single Ruegeria sp. SCSIO 43209 genomic window:
- a CDS encoding isovaleryl-CoA dehydrogenase: MFMATMQFDLGEDVNALREMVHRWAQERVKPMAAEIDASNAFPNELWKEMGELGLLGVTVPEEYGGAGMSYLAHTVAVEEVARASASVSLSYGAHSNLCVNQIKLNGTEEQKKKYLPRLISGEHVGALAMSESSAGSDVVSMKLRAEKRNDHYRLNGNKYWITNGPDADTLVVYAKTDPDAGSKGITAFLIEKEMTGFSTSPHFDKLGMRGSNTAELIFEDVEVPFENVLGEEGRGVAVLMSGLDYERVVLAGIGTGIMAACLDEVMPYLAERKQFGKPIGSFQLMQGKIADMYTAMNSARAYVYEVAKACDRGDVTRQDAAACCLYASEQAMVQAHQAVQALGGAGFLSDSPVSRIFRDAKLMEIGAGTSEIRRMLIGREMMNEML; the protein is encoded by the coding sequence ATGTTTATGGCCACAATGCAATTCGATCTGGGCGAGGACGTGAACGCCTTGCGTGAGATGGTGCACCGCTGGGCTCAGGAACGGGTCAAGCCGATGGCGGCCGAGATCGACGCGTCCAATGCCTTTCCGAATGAGCTGTGGAAAGAGATGGGTGAGCTTGGTTTGTTGGGCGTCACAGTCCCTGAAGAATATGGCGGGGCCGGTATGTCCTATCTGGCGCATACGGTGGCAGTTGAGGAAGTGGCGCGCGCCTCGGCCTCGGTATCTTTGTCCTATGGCGCGCATTCGAACTTGTGCGTGAACCAGATCAAGTTGAACGGAACAGAAGAGCAGAAGAAAAAATATCTGCCCCGTCTGATTTCGGGTGAACACGTCGGGGCGTTGGCTATGTCCGAGTCCTCGGCTGGGTCGGATGTGGTTTCCATGAAGCTACGTGCAGAAAAGCGAAACGATCACTATCGGCTGAATGGCAACAAATACTGGATCACTAACGGGCCGGATGCAGACACTCTGGTCGTCTATGCCAAGACCGATCCGGACGCCGGGTCAAAGGGGATCACGGCTTTTCTGATCGAGAAAGAGATGACCGGGTTTTCGACTTCGCCTCATTTCGACAAGCTTGGCATGCGCGGCTCGAACACCGCTGAGTTGATCTTTGAAGATGTTGAAGTGCCGTTCGAGAATGTTCTGGGCGAAGAAGGGCGGGGTGTAGCCGTTCTGATGTCCGGTCTGGACTATGAGCGTGTGGTTCTTGCGGGTATTGGAACCGGGATCATGGCCGCCTGCTTGGATGAAGTGATGCCCTATCTGGCCGAGCGTAAGCAGTTCGGAAAACCGATCGGGAGCTTCCAGCTCATGCAAGGCAAGATCGCGGATATGTACACAGCAATGAATTCGGCGCGGGCCTATGTCTACGAAGTTGCCAAGGCTTGCGACCGCGGGGATGTAACCCGTCAGGATGCTGCGGCGTGCTGCCTATATGCCTCGGAACAGGCGATGGTGCAGGCGCATCAAGCCGTTCAGGCGTTGGGTGGTGCCGGATTCCTGTCGGATTCGCCGGTCAGCCGGATTTTCCGAGATGCAAAGCTGATGGAGATCGGCGCGGGCACCAGCGAAATCCGCCGCATGCTGATTGGGCGCGAAATGATGAACGAGATGTTGTGA
- a CDS encoding OmpW family protein → MTKKLAALTLSTALVALAAPAFAQSQGDWTVGVGVGYLDPKSDNGTLAGFDAEIDSDTRPIFTVEYFVQDNLGIELLASTPYKHDVTLGGSVDAGSVKHLPPTLSLNYHFPTNSAWKPYVGAGLNYTIFFEEDSPLGDLDLDNSFGVSLQAGLDYMVTEKGAVRLNVRWFDIDSDVKLDGNDIGTAEIDPFLIGLSYVHRF, encoded by the coding sequence ATGACAAAGAAACTCGCCGCTTTGACCCTTTCTACCGCACTTGTCGCTCTGGCTGCCCCAGCCTTCGCCCAATCCCAAGGCGATTGGACAGTCGGTGTTGGTGTCGGCTATCTGGACCCCAAATCCGACAATGGGACTCTGGCCGGGTTCGACGCCGAAATCGACTCGGACACCCGTCCGATTTTCACCGTCGAATACTTCGTTCAGGACAATCTCGGGATCGAGCTCTTGGCCTCGACCCCCTACAAGCATGACGTCACTCTCGGTGGCAGCGTTGACGCGGGCAGCGTCAAGCATCTTCCGCCTACTCTGTCGCTGAACTATCACTTCCCGACCAATAGCGCGTGGAAGCCCTATGTCGGCGCCGGTCTGAACTACACCATCTTCTTCGAGGAAGACTCGCCTTTGGGCGATCTCGATCTGGACAACTCCTTCGGCGTTTCTCTGCAGGCCGGTCTGGATTACATGGTCACGGAAAAAGGCGCGGTGCGTCTGAACGTGCGCTGGTTCGACATCGACTCGGACGTCAAACTTGACGGCAACGACATCGGCACCGCCGAAATCGACCCGTTCCTGATTGGCCTGTCCTACGTTCATCGTTTCTGA
- a CDS encoding AMP-binding protein yields the protein MHPAERIPGLRGDQSWAMPYRLNMAQQCLSQQSDRVALLDLTRGDPSVVTFGELELMVDGIARALIARVQPGDRVGVLLSQSPWCAAAHLAIWKIGAISVPLFKLFKHDALASRVRDAGARIVLTDAEGSALLGELAQPLLVDEIRQEGEPVPFADTGPEDPAVLIYTSGTTGSPKGALHGHRVLTGHLPGVSISHNHLRDGDCLWTPADWAWIGGLFDVLMPGLALGVPVVATRLDKFTPQACADVIARAGVRNVFFPPTALRMLKAADQSIPGLRSVASGGEPLGAEMLAWGQQAFGLTINEFYGQTECNMVVSSCAEDFPVRPGCIGKPVPGHEVAVIDDHGQPTTEEGDVAIRRGSASMLLEYWNNPQATAEKFRGDWLITGDRGVWEGDYLRFVGRDDDVITSAGYRIGPAEIEDCLLTHPSVATVGVVGKPDELRTEIVKAYVVLKPGAEASGAELQNWVKDRLAQYSYPREVSFLEELPMTVTGKVIRKELKARAAGEAIT from the coding sequence ATGCATCCCGCTGAGCGCATACCGGGTTTGCGCGGCGACCAAAGCTGGGCGATGCCTTATCGGCTGAACATGGCGCAGCAATGCCTGTCGCAACAATCCGATCGGGTTGCTTTGCTGGATCTGACCCGGGGCGATCCGAGCGTGGTAACATTTGGCGAACTGGAGCTTATGGTTGATGGCATCGCTCGCGCGTTGATAGCTCGGGTCCAGCCAGGAGACCGGGTTGGCGTCTTGCTCAGCCAGTCGCCGTGGTGTGCCGCCGCGCATCTGGCGATCTGGAAGATCGGCGCGATTTCGGTGCCGCTGTTCAAGCTGTTCAAGCACGATGCGCTGGCGTCGCGTGTCAGAGATGCAGGTGCGCGGATCGTTTTGACCGATGCGGAAGGGTCTGCGTTACTGGGTGAATTGGCCCAACCGCTTTTGGTTGATGAGATTAGGCAGGAAGGGGAACCGGTGCCCTTTGCTGATACCGGCCCCGAGGATCCGGCAGTCCTAATCTACACGTCCGGCACTACTGGCAGCCCCAAGGGTGCGCTGCACGGCCATCGCGTGCTGACGGGCCACCTGCCGGGCGTCTCGATCAGCCACAATCACTTGCGCGATGGGGATTGCCTGTGGACGCCAGCAGACTGGGCGTGGATCGGCGGTTTGTTCGACGTTCTGATGCCCGGGCTTGCGCTGGGCGTTCCGGTGGTCGCCACGCGGTTGGACAAATTCACCCCACAGGCCTGCGCCGATGTGATCGCGCGGGCGGGGGTGCGGAACGTCTTCTTTCCACCGACGGCTTTACGGATGCTCAAAGCTGCGGATCAGTCGATACCGGGATTGCGGTCGGTGGCGTCTGGGGGTGAGCCTTTGGGCGCGGAGATGTTGGCTTGGGGCCAGCAGGCGTTTGGTCTGACGATCAACGAGTTTTATGGCCAGACCGAGTGTAACATGGTCGTATCCTCCTGCGCCGAGGACTTCCCCGTTCGCCCCGGCTGTATCGGTAAACCGGTGCCGGGTCATGAGGTGGCGGTAATTGACGATCATGGCCAACCGACGACGGAGGAAGGTGACGTCGCCATCCGGCGCGGTTCGGCCTCAATGCTGCTGGAATACTGGAATAATCCGCAAGCAACGGCTGAGAAATTCCGAGGTGATTGGCTGATCACCGGTGACCGTGGCGTGTGGGAGGGCGATTATCTGCGCTTTGTCGGTCGTGATGATGACGTGATTACCTCGGCAGGATACCGGATTGGCCCGGCTGAGATCGAGGATTGCCTGCTGACCCATCCGTCAGTGGCAACGGTGGGCGTGGTCGGCAAGCCCGATGAGCTGCGGACCGAGATCGTGAAGGCCTATGTGGTATTGAAGCCGGGGGCTGAGGCGTCGGGCGCTGAGTTGCAGAATTGGGTTAAGGACCGTTTGGCGCAGTATTCCTATCCGCGTGAGGTGTCCTTTCTGGAAGAGTTGCCGATGACGGTGACGGGAAAGGTGATCCGGAAGGAATTGAAGGCGCGGGCTGCAGGGGAGGCAATTACATGA
- a CDS encoding lysozyme inhibitor LprI family protein gives MMRIAFAAMLVPSLVSAQGAWVDQSYIQQCFSQTQHGDSLSSCLGTAANACQTILGNETTLGITECIQAETQIWDSFLNEQYKQRRAELAEQSPELSDQLRDAQRAWIGFRDAECALAYGIWSDGTIRSIVAANCLLTETAERAVELRDLGKME, from the coding sequence ATGATGCGAATTGCATTTGCTGCGATGCTAGTACCATCGCTTGTTTCCGCTCAGGGCGCTTGGGTAGACCAGTCGTATATTCAACAATGTTTTTCTCAGACGCAGCATGGCGATAGCTTGTCATCATGTCTCGGTACAGCTGCCAATGCCTGCCAAACTATACTGGGAAATGAAACAACCCTTGGCATCACCGAGTGTATTCAAGCCGAAACCCAAATTTGGGATTCATTTCTAAACGAACAGTATAAACAGCGTCGAGCAGAACTGGCTGAACAAAGTCCCGAACTTTCGGACCAGTTGCGAGATGCTCAACGCGCATGGATCGGGTTTCGGGATGCTGAATGTGCTCTGGCCTACGGCATATGGTCTGATGGAACGATACGCTCGATTGTTGCCGCAAATTGCCTGCTGACCGAAACCGCTGAACGCGCTGTGGAATTGCGCGACTTGGGGAAGATGGAATGA
- a CDS encoding carboxyl transferase domain-containing protein, translating into MKIKSKAIPTSEGFKANRAAHLDALAHITDAAEAARMGGGEKSRARHESRGKMLPRRRVANLLDPGSPFLEIGATAAHGMYGDAAPCAGVIAGIGRVQGREVMVVCNDATVKGGTYYPMTVKKHLRAQEIAEENHLPCIYLVDSGGANLPNQDEVFPDRDHFGRIFYNQARMSAKGIAQIAVVMGSCTAGGAYVPAMSDVTIIVKEQGTIFLAGPPLVKAATGEVVTAEDLGGGDVHTRLSGVADYLAEDDAHALALARRAVGSLGGAGLKPGLQFETPEEPAYDPEEILGVVPADLRTPYDIREVIARLVDGSRFDEFKPRFGETLVTGFAHVKGCPVGIIANNGVLFSEAAQKGAHFVELCSQRKTPLVFLQNITGFMVGRKYENEGIARHGAKMVTAVATTSVPKITMLVGGSFGAGNYGMAGRAYQPRFLWTWPNSRISVMGGEQAAGVLATVKRDGLERQGGTWSAEEEAEFKRPTLDMFEEQSHPLYASARLWDDGIIDPRKSCDVLALSLSAALNAPIEETRFGVFRM; encoded by the coding sequence ATGAAAATAAAATCCAAAGCCATACCAACCTCTGAGGGGTTTAAGGCGAACCGAGCCGCACATCTGGATGCGCTGGCACATATTACGGATGCCGCCGAAGCGGCCCGCATGGGTGGCGGTGAAAAATCGCGGGCGCGGCATGAATCGCGGGGCAAGATGCTGCCGCGTCGTCGGGTGGCGAACCTGCTCGATCCGGGTTCTCCGTTCTTGGAAATCGGCGCGACGGCGGCACATGGGATGTATGGAGATGCCGCGCCCTGTGCCGGGGTGATCGCGGGGATTGGCCGAGTGCAGGGGCGCGAGGTCATGGTGGTGTGCAACGATGCCACTGTGAAAGGCGGCACATACTATCCGATGACCGTCAAGAAACACCTCCGCGCGCAGGAGATTGCCGAGGAAAACCATCTGCCCTGCATCTATTTGGTCGATAGCGGCGGCGCGAACCTGCCCAATCAGGATGAGGTGTTTCCCGATCGCGATCACTTTGGCCGCATCTTCTACAATCAGGCGCGGATGAGCGCGAAGGGGATCGCTCAGATAGCCGTCGTGATGGGCTCGTGTACGGCGGGCGGGGCCTATGTGCCTGCGATGTCCGATGTCACGATCATCGTAAAAGAACAGGGCACGATCTTTCTGGCCGGACCACCTCTGGTCAAGGCCGCGACTGGGGAGGTTGTGACAGCCGAAGATCTGGGTGGTGGCGATGTGCATACGCGTCTGTCCGGCGTGGCGGATTATCTGGCCGAGGACGATGCGCATGCGTTGGCCTTGGCTCGGCGGGCCGTCGGGTCGTTGGGGGGTGCCGGGCTGAAGCCTGGCCTACAGTTCGAAACACCGGAAGAGCCTGCCTATGATCCCGAGGAAATTTTGGGCGTAGTTCCGGCCGATCTGCGCACGCCCTATGACATTCGCGAGGTGATTGCACGACTGGTCGATGGCTCTCGGTTCGACGAGTTCAAACCGCGATTTGGTGAGACGCTGGTGACCGGTTTTGCCCATGTCAAAGGCTGCCCGGTCGGGATCATTGCCAACAACGGTGTGTTGTTTTCTGAGGCCGCGCAGAAGGGTGCGCATTTTGTCGAACTGTGCTCGCAGCGCAAAACCCCGCTGGTCTTCCTGCAGAACATCACCGGCTTCATGGTCGGCCGCAAATACGAAAACGAAGGCATCGCGCGGCACGGGGCCAAGATGGTGACGGCGGTGGCGACGACGAGCGTTCCAAAGATCACAATGCTTGTCGGAGGGTCCTTCGGAGCTGGAAACTACGGCATGGCAGGACGCGCCTATCAGCCTCGGTTCCTGTGGACTTGGCCGAATTCGCGTATCTCAGTGATGGGGGGCGAGCAAGCTGCAGGTGTCCTAGCGACTGTCAAACGCGACGGGCTCGAACGACAGGGCGGCACATGGTCGGCTGAGGAAGAAGCTGAATTCAAGCGCCCGACGCTGGACATGTTCGAAGAACAATCCCACCCGCTCTACGCGTCGGCGCGGTTGTGGGATGACGGCATCATCGACCCCCGCAAAAGCTGTGACGTGCTGGCCCTATCGCTGAGCGCCGCACTTAACGCCCCGATCGAGGAGACACGTTTCGGCGTGTTCAGGATGTAA
- a CDS encoding ASCH domain-containing protein, giving the protein MSVSLNEVMARYPGAQTFKFGDSASLSAELLALVRLGRKTATCGALRDYPEGSADIPVVGRQDIALEWDDRPALVIETIEVSTCRYCDVTEDFALAEGENETLEGWREDHRRYFERNGGFDPEMELLCERFRLVEDLAVKG; this is encoded by the coding sequence ATGAGCGTTTCATTGAATGAAGTAATGGCCCGCTACCCGGGCGCGCAGACCTTCAAGTTTGGAGACAGCGCATCGCTAAGCGCCGAGCTGCTGGCGTTGGTAAGATTAGGCCGAAAAACGGCGACATGTGGTGCTTTGCGAGACTACCCAGAAGGTAGTGCTGATATTCCGGTCGTTGGGCGGCAGGATATTGCACTGGAATGGGATGATCGCCCGGCTTTGGTGATCGAAACTATCGAGGTCTCGACCTGCCGATATTGCGATGTGACCGAAGACTTTGCGTTGGCCGAGGGTGAGAATGAAACGCTTGAGGGATGGCGCGAGGATCATCGCCGGTATTTCGAACGCAATGGCGGGTTCGATCCCGAGATGGAATTGCTGTGCGAACGCTTCCGCCTTGTCGAAGATCTGGCGGTTAAGGGGTAA
- a CDS encoding acetyl/propionyl/methylcrotonyl-CoA carboxylase subunit alpha gives MFNKILIANRGEIACRVMETAQKMGVYCVAVYSDADASAKHAQMADEAVHIGGAAPAESYLKGDVIIQAALDTGAQAIHPGYGFLSENPDFVDAVEAAGLTFIGPSADAIRKMGLKDAAKVLMEDAGVPVVPGYHGDNQDPEHLAGAADTIGYPVLIKAVAGGGGKGMRLVEAPEEFSAALDSARGEAKTAFGNDAVLVEKFVAKPRHIEVQVFGDGTHAVHLFERDCSLQRRHQKVIEEAPAPGMTAEMREAMGQAGARAAEAIGYKGAGTVEFIVDASDGLRPDRFWFMEMNTRLQVEHPVTEAITGVDLVEWQLRVAAGESLPKRQGDLSIRGHSFEARLYAEDVPKGFLPATGTLTHLRFPEGCRADSGVRGGDAISPWYDPMIAKVVVHGPTRAVALENLHRTLRQTEVAGTVTNLAFLGALTRHSGFASGDVDTGLIGRDLEALVEVADSGHASTVAAAMTALGLIETASETGFTLWGALHRAVQLMRDGEVIDLDVQVENPHRQVWTVNGAQVIAQRNGGWIIDGKPMPNVAIAGSQVTVFDDYGQVFDVIDPLDRDASAAGDTNVIEAPMPGLVKAVFASAGQAVKEGDRLAILEAMKMEHSLLAARDGVVAEVLAEAGAQVEAGAALVRLAED, from the coding sequence ATGTTTAACAAAATCCTGATTGCCAATCGCGGCGAGATCGCCTGCCGGGTCATGGAAACTGCTCAGAAGATGGGCGTATATTGTGTGGCTGTGTATTCGGATGCTGATGCATCGGCCAAGCATGCGCAAATGGCGGATGAAGCGGTGCATATTGGTGGCGCGGCCCCAGCCGAAAGCTATCTGAAGGGTGATGTGATCATTCAGGCGGCGCTGGATACAGGAGCGCAGGCGATCCATCCTGGTTATGGGTTCTTGTCCGAAAACCCGGATTTTGTGGATGCAGTCGAGGCTGCAGGTCTGACCTTCATCGGGCCATCGGCGGACGCGATCCGCAAGATGGGCCTTAAGGATGCAGCCAAGGTATTGATGGAGGACGCAGGAGTTCCCGTCGTCCCCGGCTATCATGGCGACAATCAGGACCCTGAACATCTGGCTGGCGCGGCAGATACCATCGGGTATCCCGTTTTGATCAAGGCCGTTGCAGGTGGTGGTGGCAAGGGGATGCGGCTGGTCGAGGCGCCCGAGGAGTTCTCGGCTGCATTGGACAGCGCGCGCGGTGAGGCAAAGACGGCGTTCGGTAATGATGCTGTACTTGTCGAGAAATTCGTCGCCAAGCCCCGCCATATCGAGGTGCAGGTGTTCGGCGATGGCACCCATGCGGTGCATCTGTTTGAACGCGACTGCTCGTTGCAGCGGCGACATCAGAAAGTGATCGAAGAGGCCCCAGCCCCTGGAATGACTGCCGAGATGCGTGAGGCGATGGGGCAGGCGGGCGCGCGCGCGGCTGAGGCGATTGGCTACAAAGGTGCAGGGACGGTTGAGTTCATCGTCGATGCCTCGGACGGGCTGCGCCCGGATCGGTTCTGGTTCATGGAGATGAACACGCGCCTGCAAGTCGAGCACCCGGTGACCGAGGCCATTACCGGCGTTGATCTGGTCGAATGGCAGTTGCGCGTAGCAGCGGGTGAAAGCCTGCCGAAGCGGCAGGGCGATTTGTCGATCCGCGGACATTCCTTTGAGGCGAGGCTTTATGCCGAAGATGTACCCAAGGGCTTCCTGCCCGCGACCGGTACGCTGACTCATCTGCGCTTCCCGGAAGGCTGCCGTGCCGACAGTGGCGTGCGCGGCGGGGATGCGATCAGCCCATGGTACGACCCTATGATCGCCAAGGTCGTGGTGCATGGCCCGACACGCGCGGTCGCTTTGGAAAATCTCCACCGGACCTTGCGCCAGACCGAGGTCGCCGGGACTGTCACAAATCTCGCCTTCCTTGGTGCTCTGACGCGGCACAGCGGGTTTGCGTCGGGCGACGTGGATACCGGGCTGATCGGGCGCGATCTTGAGGCTCTGGTAGAGGTCGCTGATTCAGGTCATGCGTCAACGGTGGCTGCGGCGATGACGGCGCTGGGCCTGATAGAGACTGCCTCTGAGACAGGCTTCACCCTTTGGGGGGCATTGCACCGGGCTGTGCAGCTAATGCGCGACGGAGAGGTCATTGATTTGGACGTGCAGGTTGAAAACCCGCATCGGCAGGTTTGGACTGTTAACGGCGCGCAGGTGATTGCGCAGCGAAATGGCGGTTGGATTATTGACGGAAAGCCAATGCCCAACGTCGCCATCGCAGGATCTCAGGTCACCGTGTTCGACGACTACGGGCAGGTGTTTGACGTTATCGATCCTCTGGATCGCGATGCAAGTGCGGCGGGCGACACCAACGTGATCGAGGCGCCGATGCCCGGTTTGGTCAAGGCCGTCTTTGCCTCAGCAGGGCAAGCGGTGAAAGAGGGCGACCGGCTGGCCATTCTGGAAGCCATGAAGATGGAGCATTCTTTGTTGGCCGCCCGAGATGGGGTGGTCGCGGAAGTGCTGGCCGAGGCGGGGGCACAGGTCGAGGCCGGTGCAGCGTTGGTTCGGTTGGCCGAGGATTGA
- a CDS encoding hydroxymethylglutaryl-CoA lyase, whose product MKERVEIFEVGPRDGLQNEQREIPVAEKVALVDCLSRAGFNRIEVASFVSPKWVPQMAGSGEVMAGITRTEGVRYAALAPNMRGYEDAFAAKADEIAVFASASEGFSKANINATIAESIERFVPILEAARHIDLPVRGYVSCVTDCPYDGPTPPEKVAEVADALFAHGCYEISLGDTIGQGTPDKIAHMLLAVRERVPVTRLAGHFHDTNGRAIDNIDASLALGVRVFDTSVGGLGGCPYAPGAAGNVATEAVAAHLERLGYETGLDVPVLEQAARMARAMRAE is encoded by the coding sequence ATGAAAGAACGGGTCGAAATATTCGAGGTCGGGCCACGCGACGGCCTGCAGAACGAACAGCGCGAGATCCCGGTGGCCGAGAAGGTCGCCTTGGTCGATTGCCTCAGCCGGGCCGGTTTCAACCGGATCGAAGTTGCCAGTTTTGTCTCACCGAAATGGGTCCCGCAAATGGCGGGCAGCGGTGAAGTTATGGCTGGAATCACACGGACCGAAGGCGTGCGGTACGCTGCGCTGGCGCCGAATATGCGCGGGTATGAGGACGCGTTCGCAGCCAAGGCAGATGAGATCGCGGTGTTTGCTTCGGCGTCCGAGGGGTTCTCGAAAGCGAACATAAACGCGACGATTGCCGAATCCATCGAACGGTTTGTGCCCATTCTCGAAGCGGCACGACATATTGATCTGCCCGTCCGGGGCTATGTCTCGTGCGTGACCGACTGTCCCTATGACGGCCCGACCCCACCCGAGAAGGTGGCCGAGGTGGCGGACGCGCTGTTTGCCCATGGCTGCTATGAGATATCGCTAGGGGACACGATTGGGCAGGGAACGCCGGACAAGATTGCTCATATGCTGCTGGCCGTGCGCGAACGAGTGCCGGTTACCCGGCTTGCAGGACATTTTCATGACACCAACGGGCGGGCAATCGACAACATAGACGCTTCGCTTGCCTTGGGTGTGCGGGTATTTGATACCTCCGTGGGCGGGCTGGGTGGTTGCCCTTATGCGCCGGGTGCGGCCGGTAATGTCGCAACCGAAGCTGTGGCCGCACATCTGGAACGGTTGGGATATGAGACCGGTCTGGATGTGCCGGTTCTGGAACAGGCGGCGCGCATGGCGCGGGCAATGCGGGCGGAATAA
- a CDS encoding crotonase/enoyl-CoA hydratase family protein, with protein MFETITLNTDARGVATLTLDRPEKHNALSAQMIAELTQAAGQLANDDAVRVVVLAASGKSFCAGGDLGWMQAQMAADPETRFAEAHKLAEMLNALNTLPKPLIGALQGNAFGGGVGMASVCDVAIGVESLKMGLTETRLGLIPATIGPYVIARMGEARSRRVFMSARLFEAAEAVELGLLTRAVPAVALADAVEAEVLPYLSCAPGAVSSAKQLIQSLGPRIDDAVIDHTIRQLVARWETDEAQEGIGAFFDKRKPAWIS; from the coding sequence ATGTTCGAGACCATTACGCTGAACACAGACGCGCGTGGCGTGGCCACTCTGACGCTGGATCGACCCGAGAAGCACAACGCACTGTCGGCGCAGATGATTGCAGAGCTAACCCAGGCCGCTGGGCAATTGGCAAATGATGATGCGGTGCGGGTGGTGGTTCTGGCCGCCTCGGGCAAGAGCTTTTGCGCCGGGGGCGATCTGGGTTGGATGCAGGCGCAGATGGCTGCCGATCCCGAGACGCGTTTTGCCGAAGCGCACAAGCTGGCTGAGATGCTGAATGCCTTAAATACGCTGCCCAAACCCTTGATCGGCGCGTTGCAGGGAAACGCGTTTGGTGGTGGTGTTGGGATGGCCTCGGTCTGCGATGTGGCGATCGGCGTGGAAAGCCTGAAGATGGGTCTAACCGAAACGCGGCTTGGCCTGATCCCGGCGACGATTGGACCCTATGTCATTGCCCGAATGGGCGAAGCACGTTCGCGGCGCGTCTTTATGTCTGCCCGCCTGTTCGAAGCGGCGGAAGCGGTCGAACTGGGCCTGTTGACCCGCGCGGTGCCCGCTGTGGCGTTGGCCGACGCGGTCGAAGCTGAAGTGCTTCCCTATCTGTCCTGTGCACCCGGTGCGGTGTCTTCGGCCAAGCAGCTGATCCAGTCACTTGGGCCGCGAATTGATGACGCGGTGATTGACCACACCATTCGACAGCTTGTCGCGCGTTGGGAAACTGATGAGGCGCAAGAGGGAATCGGCGCCTTTTTCGACAAACGAAAACCTGCATGGATTAGTTAG
- a CDS encoding NADH-quinone oxidoreductase subunit A, which translates to MEDLLREYLPILVFLAVAVGLGIVLILAAVVLAVRNPDPEKVSAYECGFNAFDDARMKFDVRFYLVAILFIIFDLEIAFLFPWAVGFKDISDVGFWSMMVFLAVLTIGFAYEWKKGALEWE; encoded by the coding sequence GTGGAAGACCTGCTGCGGGAGTACCTCCCGATTCTGGTGTTTCTGGCCGTTGCCGTAGGCCTTGGAATCGTACTGATTCTGGCTGCTGTGGTCCTGGCTGTCCGCAATCCCGACCCCGAAAAGGTCAGCGCCTATGAATGTGGTTTCAACGCCTTCGACGATGCGCGAATGAAGTTTGATGTCCGATTCTATCTGGTCGCGATTCTCTTCATCATCTTCGATCTGGAAATCGCCTTCCTGTTCCCCTGGGCCGTTGGCTTCAAAGACATCAGCGATGTTGGGTTCTGGTCGATGATGGTGTTCCTGGCGGTGCTGACCATCGGCTTTGCCTATGAATGGAAGAAAGGGGCCCTGGAATGGGAGTGA
- a CDS encoding NADH-quinone oxidoreductase subunit B family protein, with protein MGVMTGANTAGVDKEVATQALNAELQDKGFLLTSTEDIINWARTGSLHWMTFGLACCAVEMMHTSMPRYDAERFGIAPRASPRQSDVMIVAGTLTNKMAPALRKVYDQMPEPRYVISMGSCANGGGYYHYSYSVVRGCDRVVPVDIYVPGCPPTAEALLYGLMQLQRKIRRTGTIVR; from the coding sequence ATGGGAGTGATGACGGGCGCAAACACCGCCGGCGTCGACAAGGAAGTCGCCACCCAGGCCCTGAACGCGGAACTGCAGGACAAGGGGTTTCTGCTGACCTCGACCGAGGACATCATCAACTGGGCGCGGACCGGATCCTTGCACTGGATGACCTTTGGTCTGGCCTGCTGCGCGGTAGAGATGATGCACACGTCGATGCCACGGTATGACGCGGAACGGTTCGGCATCGCGCCTCGTGCGTCTCCGCGCCAGTCTGATGTGATGATCGTCGCTGGAACGCTGACCAACAAGATGGCCCCGGCGCTGCGCAAGGTTTATGACCAGATGCCCGAGCCGCGCTATGTGATCTCGATGGGGTCCTGCGCGAATGGCGGTGGGTATTACCACTATTCCTATTCCGTTGTGCGTGGCTGTGACCGGGTTGTTCCGGTGGACATCTACGTGCCCGGCTGCCCTCCAACCGCTGAGGCGTTGTTGTATGGACTGATGCAGCTGCAACGCAAAATCCGCCGAACCGGCACCATCGTACGCTGA